Below is a genomic region from Streptomyces ferrugineus.
TGATGGGCCCGGATGCCTGGGCGGTCGACGATGTGTCGTTTCCCAAAGATGGCCGGATGTCGGTCACCGCCGCGCACCAGTACTGCGGCGCTGTGGGCAAGCAGGCCAACTGTCAGGTCGCGGTCAGCGTGCACGCGGTCACCGACGCCGCATCGATCCCGCTGCACGGGTGGATGTTCCTGCCCCGGGAGTGGGCAGACGATGCTGGACGCCGGGACCGGTGCGGGGTGCCTAATGCCGTCGGGCAGAGTGGAGTTCGCGCGGGACCCATCAGGGCTTTGGGGCAGTAGAGAGCGCAAATGAGCAGGTGAGGGCCCTTGTTCTGCCTGCGACTCGTGCGTGTCAACTTCTCCGAGTCATTGGCAGATTCTGCGAGTTCGGCCAGCAGCTCGCGAGGCCATGCGGGATTCGGGAGGTCGCCGCCGTCTGGCGCGGACTCAAGAGGTGCCGGAAGAGATCCAGTCGTCGCTGTTTCGATGGCGTCCGAGTCCCACGGCCTCAAATTCATCTTCACCAAGGCTCCTCCTCACGCCGAGCCGCTGAAGAGCATGCGAGATCGGGCTGACTGCCCGCGAGAACCACCTCTTCGCCGGCCCGTCCAATGGCCCCACTGCCAGCGCCCCGTCAGCCCAGACGGCAGCCCGCTGCTCGCCGACGCCACCGAAGTACTCGGCCTCGACATAGGCGACAGGCCCTGCAGCGGACCACTGAGCGAGTGACATCTCAAAGCCTCCCGGCAGCTTCCGGAATCCCAGAGCCCCCACGGCGCTGCCTTCCGTGACGGCGTCGAAGGGCGTGTATCGAAAGTGGCTGGTGAGAATGGCGGAGAGCCCCGACAGTGATCCAGAATGATTGGATGGTCAGGCTTGAGACTCCCCGTTTGATCCTGCGTCGCTGGCGCGAGGAAGACGTTGCGCCCATGGCTGCCGTCAATGCCGACCCCGAGGTCATGCGGTGGATCCGTGACGGCAGCGTCCGTGACGAACAGCAGACTCGCGACGGGGTCCAGGCATGGGAGAAGGAGTGGGAGTCACAGGGCTTCGGCCTGTTCGCCGTGGAGATCCGGTCCACTGGCGAGCTGGCCGGGTTCACCGGCCTTTCGGTGCCCAACTTCTTGCCGGAGGTACTGCCGGCGGTTGAGGTCGGCTGGCGGCTGGGACGTTCCCACTGGGGGCAGGGCTTGGCCACCGAGGCCGCTGCGGCCGCTGTACGGTTCGGGTTCGAAGAGCGAGGGCTGGAGCGGATCGTCAGTATCACTCAAGTGGGCAACGACGCCTCCGAACGGATCATGACCAAACTGGGAATGCATCCGGTCCGTGAGACCGTCAATCCCACCTGCGGTCGGCGAGTACGGGTGTTCGAGTTGTCGTCGGGCGACTACGTCACAGCCACTCGTTGAGTGCCTGGTGGCCACGGCTCGATGTCTCCGTGCGGACCTTCGCCTGCAACGGCCAGGGCGCCTGCCATGATCGTCACCATGGGGATACACATCGGCACGGCCAGGGTGGCCGACTTCCATCAGGTCCTGACTGATCACCCCCGTTACTGGGGCGAACGCGACCTTCGGTCGCTACACCTTCTAGCCCTGGTGCAGGAGTTCAGTTCCACCTGCTTGGTCGCCCGAGCCGAAGACGGAATCCGTGGGTACATCTTTGGGTTCGTCACCCCAGACGGCACCGGGTACGTGCATCTGATCGCCACACGGGACGACGTCCGTGGCACCGGTCTCGGACGTCGTCTTTATACGGCGTTCGCCGAAGCAGCGGAACGTCACGGTGCACGGCAGCTGAAGGCGATCACGTCAATCGAGAACACCGGCTCAATCGCCTTCCACCGCAGCCTCGGTTTCAACACGAAGATCGTCGATGACTACAACGGCCCCGGCCAGGCTATGGCCGTCTTCCACCGCGATCTGCCGCTCAACGTCTCGTAGCCCTGACCAACCAGCGGTCACTGATAATCGCCCCCAGGCCATTAGTTTCACCGAGAGGCAACAGCGGCGATGGCTGTCCCCTGGTGAACAGCGCAGGCGGGCGAACAGCCGGACATCACTGTGCAGACCCGAACCCGGCGGTGTGCCCGCACTCGGAGCACCGCGGCGAAGCGTAGGCCGGATCGCCATGCGCCTTTCGGCCCGGGCCGAAACACATGGAACCTGTCGGCCGTCGGCAGCATGCTCATTTCAGCGTCGGCGCCGCACCACGGTACCGGCGGCCATCAACAGCAACGAGCAACGGGGAAGACACATGGCACAGTCAGGCAAGTTCAAGCGGACGCTTGTCGCCTCCGGCGCGGCAGCCCTTCTGTCGGCCGGCGCACTCGGTGCGCCGTCAGCGCTCGCCGACAGCACCGGACCCCAGGCAGGCGGCACTACCACCACCGCTCAGCCGAGGGCGATGGCGAATGACACTCCGGACGGCTACGCCTGGGAGGCGTACATCCAGAACCACCGCTACGCCAACGTGATCTGGGACGACTACACCTCCGACGGTGCGGACGTGGACAGTCTCACCATCGACGACACGAACTTCGACGGCTACTCGTCGGAACTGCGGGTCTACAAGAGCAATGGCAACCTGTACAAGAAGGTCCACGCCTACAACGGCGGTACCAAGACGATCCAGAAGAAGACCTCGAACGGCGGGAAGGCCTACTTCCGGGTATGCGGCTGGAACAACGGCGCCCAGAAGGGTTGCACCGGCAAGCACTACTTCCGTGAATAACAGATCCTCTGCCGGAGATCTACGAAGCGCGCCTGGGATGCCTGGCGCGCTTCACTCTGCCGCGAGGACGGGTCGCCGCGGTCGTCCTCGCCGCTTTGCAACCATGACCAGCGGCTTGCCGGCATGGCGGACGGCAACAACATCTCCGCGACCACGGTGCGCCGCTGGGTGATGGAGGAGATCGCACTGCTCGCCACACGGGCCGATCGCCTGCTCCGCGTGTTGAAGGAGGTTACCCGAAAGGGTAGCCATATCGTCCTGGTCGACGGCACTCTGATCCGCACCCGGCGCCGCACCGGAGCGCACAACCGCCGCAGCTACAGCGGGAACCACAAGGCCCACGGCCTGCTGTTCCTCGCGCTCACCGACGAGCGGGGCCGACTGCTGTGGCTGTCCGCGGCCCGCCCGGGATGATCCTCGGAGATCACCACCACCCGCAACAACAAGCTCGTCGAGCGGCTGCACGCCCACGAGTTGGGCGCCATCGGTGACCTCGGTTTCACCGGCTTGGACGGGGACCCGGACAATCCGGTCGTCATCAGCGGTTACAGGGCCGCCCGCACCAAGCCCCTCACGTCGGCGAAGAAGCAGGTCAACAAGCTGATCGCGTCGGTCTGCGCGGTCTGCGAACACACCTTTGCGCGCCTGAAGAACTAATCCCTTCCCAAGAGCACCCGGCAGGAGCCCCCTACGCGACCATGCTGCTGCGGGCGCTGCTCGTGCTGCCCCACACCGAAGTCGCCCCCTGACAGGCGATCTTGGGAGCAGGCACCTCCCACGACCAGTACGAGTGCAACAACGCTGACTCATACCAGCCCCGGCGACCTGCGGAGTTGTTCGACCTTCGATGTGCGGCGTACCCCACGCCACGACCTCATCGGCTGCGGTAAGCCATGGTGCAGAACCCGGCGGACTTGAGAACCGAAGACGCCGTGCATCGGGGGGCTCTTCTCGAAGCCACGGCCACCGGGCACGCTGGCATCGCGACCACGGTGCGAACCGGAGCGTCGGCCGTCTCCTCCTCACCACCGCCCAGGCCAGACAGCCGAAACGGCCCGTCAGAGAACCGACGGACCGTCACGAATGATCGAGGCCAAGACAGAGCCTCAAGGGGCATCCTCGTTACACGTCAGCACGGGTCAAGGTACCAGATTGGGTCCCAATAGACGCGCATCCCGCGAATGTCCACATCATAGTATGTGTACTTCTTATCCTGGCCGGCCAAGCCGACCGGAGCGACTCCGGACTGATTGTTGACGATGGCGCCATATCCCAGGAAGTTGGAGAGGGTGCGTTCGCTGCAGTAGTAGAGCTTGAATACGGTGTGCAGACCGTTTCCCTCACCGGCAGCAACGCATAGGAACTCGGTCTGGCAGTTGTTGATGATTCGGTTTCGTTCGTCCGTGGTCAAATGTCGTAATGCAGACTCTTTGGCGGTATACAACGGCCTCACCCCCGGGGACCAGGCCATTGCTCCGACGTCAGCCGTGCGCCCCGCGCCTTTCGCTTCCGTGGCCCGCGCCGTCGGAGCGGTCATCGAGAATACCGAAAGCAGGATGCCGAACGCAGCGACGATAGCCAGCACCCCCTTCCGCGAGACACGCGGCGTGTTTGCCATAAATGCCATGACCATCGACCTTCCTACTCTTCCCCTTGCACAGAGTCGTTTACGAGTCGTTCATGCTCCTGGCAGACCGGAGTTTCCCATGTGAGCGTCCCGGGTGTGTCGGCCTACCGCGCCGGGGCAGCGCGACACAGGTCACCTTGATTCCGAAGACGCGGATCAGCTGCGTGCAGCCGAGAGGTGAGCGCCTACCATTATCGCCGTCGTAGTCCGCCTGGGTTTCTGGCACTGGCGCTGATAGTGATGCTCCAGTGTCGCTCAATGCTTCCTCTGGATCCTGTCTTCGGTCTCGTGGCCCATGCTGTCGTCGGTAGCCACGCCGCCGCCACACGTTTCGACGGTGCTCAAACAGTGCTGGTTGGAGGCTGGAGCCCCGTCCGCACCAGCTTTGCGCTCTGCGACACGTGCAGGAGGGAGAGGCCCGCGGAGGTGATGGTGTGCAGAATGTGCTGGCCGTGGCGCACGCTCAGCAGGAAACCGGCCCGCGCAAGGCAAGATGGTGGTGTGGTGTGTGACGGTCGCCGCGGTGATGCCGAAACGGGCGGCCAGTTCGCCTGTGTGCGCCCGGTGACAACGTCCTTCAGGATGGCGGCGCGGGTGTGGCCGATGAGCGCGCCGAGATTCGTGGGCCGGGGATGTGTGCCGGGCTCGCGGCCCAATTGAGGCTGTGCTGGATCGGGTGGACCAGGATGGGTGTCATGGTCCAGCTCGGCTGGTGCCACGGGCCTGCGATGGCAGAAAAGGGACAGCTGTAGCAGTAATCCGCGGCCGGCCAGGTGGAGTTCGCGGTGGACCGGATAGCCGGTCTCCAGAACGGGTGAACGCCAGCACGGTACGGGACAGAGGCCGGCCAGCAGTCCTCGGTGCCCCTCCAGTACCGCCCGGGCACGGCTGGGCCGGTCCTCGGCGTCGTCTTGGGCGCGGATGTGTGGCCAGAACGGGGCCAAAGCCTTCCGGTGATAGGCGCGCAGGAGGAGCCGAAGCAGCGCAGGGCTTCGCAGTCGCCACCGGCCAGGGCGCGGATCTCGGCCTGCGGCGGGCGTAATCGACGAGAGGAGGCGCCGCCCACGGACAGGCGGGACCGCGTCGAGCAAGGGGAGGAGTTGGGTGACGTCGTTGCGATTGCCGCCGTTCAGCAGGACCGCGAGCGGAGTGCCGTGTCCGTCGGTGATGAGGTGGTGTTTCGAGCCGGCCCGCCCACGGTCGATCGGCGACGGGCGCGTCTGGCTCCCCCTGTTTAGCACCCTGACGTGCGAAGAGTCGATCACGCAGCGGGACCAGTCCAGCCGGGAGGCCGCGTTGAGCCCGGCCGGCAGCACCTCATGCAACCGTTGCCGGACGCTGGCCTCGTTCCAGTCCCGCAACCTGCGCCAGCACGTCATGCCGGAGCCGAAACCAAGCTCCTGAGGGAGATGCTTCCACTGGATTCCGGTGTGCAGCACGGTCGTCGTGCGCGGACGGCGCGGGCGGGCGGCGTGTCTTCTCCCCGCTGCTGGCGCGCCGACGAACGTCAGCTTCAAGATCAGGGCGCGGGCCGCCTTGTCGCGGCGGCGGAGCAGTTGCCCGAGGCGGGCGACAGGTCGAGCAGGGCGGCGCGAGCGGCGGTGCCGTCCAGAGGGTGCCGGGCAAGGCGTGGCGGACGCTCGCGGAGGCGGGCAGGGCGCGGGAGACGACGGGGCATGGGTCGATACCGCGGGCCCAATCGGCGGACGGCGCGCCCGGCCAGCAGTCGCTGCACGGTGGCGGGTGGAATGGCGGCGAGCACGCCGACGCACGTGATGCCGCAGTCGGTGAGCAGTGCGGCCTGGCGGGGGCGGATGCCCTGCGGGGCGTGGACCGGCAGCGGCCCACGCCATGGGCTGGCCTCGCCGGGTTCGACGGCCAGGACGCCGCCGGGCGGCGGGACTTGAGCGGAGACGGTGGCCACGCCCCTGATCGAGGAGCCCGATGCCGACACGGACGTCGGCCCCAGGCGGGGAAGGGTGCGCACGCGCAGGATCTCGCCCAGGTGGCGGGTGTTGGTGCCGTGGCAGCGCAGCGTGCCTTCAGCTCCACCAAGGCCGCCGTGGGCGGCAATGCCTGTACGACGGGCGAGAGGCCGGCCAGCAGTTCCGGGCCTGCCGGTAGGTCTCCTCCGGCAGACCGCCCGGGCAGCACACATGCATCACCGTCGGCACGTGACCTGCCGCGCCATCCGCGGCCATGACTCCCATCTCCCACACCACACGCTATCGAACATTAAATCGAACCATCCTGCGCCCCAAACCTTGAGCGTGTGCCAGCGAAATTTGAGCGGTGCAGGCCGCTCGCCGAGATTCGTGGCGGAGGATGTCGAGAACGTGCCATCGCCTCCGTCCCAGGGACAGCAGCGGCTACCACCGGCCGTACGAAGAAGAAGGAGAAACCAGCATGGCGATTCAGCGGATGGACAACGTCGGCATCGTCGTCGAGGACATGGATGCCGCCATCGCGTTCTTCGTGGAACTCGGTATGGAGCTGGAGGGCAGGGCGGAGGTCGAGGGCCCCGTGGCCGACCAGTGCACCGGTCTCGACGGCGTGCGCTGTGACATCGCGATGGTCCGGACCCCGGATGGTCACAGCCGGCTCGAGCTGGCGAAGTACCGCAGCCCCACGGCGATCAGCGCCGGGCCGCGCAACCGGCCGCACAACATTCTGGGCACACACCGCGTCATGTTCGCCGTCGACGACATCGAGGACACCATTGCCCGCCTGCGCGCCCACGGCGCCGAACTCGTCGGCGAGCTGGCACAGTACGAGGACAGCTACCGGCTCTGCTACGTCCGCGGCCCCGAGGGCATCATCGTCGGACTGGCCGAACAGCTCAGCTGAAGGCTGGCGAGGGGGCCGACCAGCACCTTTGGCATGGCGGGAGTCCGGCCTCGTGGCTGCGACGGACATCGCTGAGTTGCAGACCACGATCGAACCTCTCCAGCAGCGCAATGCGGAGCTGACACAGCACCTGATGGAGCGGCAGGCCGAACTCGATGCCGCGCGGGTCGCGAACCGCGATCTGAACCCAGCCCTGAACCAGCGTGGCTGACGAGTGACTCCGTCGAGCTCGACTGCTGCCGCGCTCCTGCAACCACGTCACCGCCGGTCCGCCTGTGCCGACTCCAACCCCAACTGCCGCGAACTGCACAAGCGCCGGATCCTGCCGGTCATCTCATGCAAGGCTCTTCTACGGGCACGACGACGCGTACATCGGCTGTCCCGGCAAGCGTGTCACCGTCACGTTTCTGCGGGAGGGTCCGGGGCCTGGTGGTTTGGGCGGCCATGGAGAAGACGTGTCGTCGCGGGCAGCGGTGGCACGGCGGCGGCCACGACCGCGACCTCTTCAAGCACTGGAAACGGGCGCGGACCCCAACGACGGCTGCGGTACCCGCGAAGAGCTGTTGATCGCCGAGGCGGCGAAGGTGCCCGAACAGGGCAGCGACTGCCGTCTGTCGGGCGGGCGACGGCTGTCGTACTACGACGAGATCACGGTCACCGACCTGCCCGAGTTGGACGTCGACCACATGGTGCCGCTCAAGGAGAGTTGGTCGTCCGGGGCCTGGAAGTGGACGGACGGCCGGCGCGAGGCCGTCACCAACCACCTCCCGCCTACCCTTCCCTGGTCGCGGTCACAGCCCGGACCAACCGGTCCAAGGGGGTGAAGGACCCGGCCGACTGGCTGCCGCCAGCCGAATCCGTGCCGTGCACATACGCGTCGGAATCGGCGGCGACGAAGCTCCGCTGGGCGCCGACCGCCGCCCAGGCTGAGCGACGGCCGGCGGGTGAGTCGACGAGGCGCCGCGCGGCGCGGCTCACCGGATCCATCGAGGCGGGGGTCAGCCTCATGACGGGCTCGTGCCGGGCCGGCGCCGACACACTGCCGGTCTTCGGGGTGCGCCGGTCCAGGGACTGTCCGAAGGCCTCGTCGAAGTCGGGCAGCGAGGAGAGGGGTTGGGTGATGGTCTGCCACCGGGTGGGGTCGTTGCCGCACAGATCCAGCAGAGCGTCGGCGGCCGCCTGGGCGGGCAGCTGGTGCAGCAGCGCGGTGGTGCGGTGACGGGATTCGAGGATCGCATGAGCGTTCCTGGGCCTGTCCCCCGTCTCTGCGAGAGTGTCGGATCAGAGGGAGGCTCACTGCACCGTCCATGTCCGGCTATCGGCGCGGGCCGAGGTCGGGGCACCTTGCACCGGGCTGATACCGCCTCAGGCGGACGCATCGCGGTCGTCCCGGGAGTCGTCCCGGGGAAGCTGGAGGCGGACCTCAGTGCGACGGGTCGTTGCCGAGGGGCGGCTGTGGCCTTCTGAGTGCAGGGCTTGGCAGACGTCTTCCACCAATTCGACTATGTCCTCCGTGCCGTTCTCGACCTGCCCTTTGAGTGTGATGATCTCAGTGCGGATCTGGCGCAGATTGGTGCTGGCCAACTGGTCCCCGGTGACCGCCTTGCGTCCTTCCTGTGCCTCGGCGACAGCTGCCAGCAGATGGTCCAGTTCGCTTCGAGCGGTGCGGCATCTGTGGCGCAAGGGATTGAGGTCAGTGTCAATGGTTGAGGACCTACGGGCCTTGCGCAGCTCTTGCTCCAGTGCTCCGCAGAGTTGATGGAGAATTTGTGCGGCGGCCTGCAGCCTCTGGAGCTGCTCGACGTAGTTGGCCGCCCTCATCGCATTCTGGGAGGCTTGCAGGTGCTTACTCGTCGTTCTCTGCCAGTTCTCCAGGAACGCGGCTAGTGCGACGCTGTCTCTGCTCACAGTGCGGCCGGGGCCGGGAGCTGCTCAGTCGACTTCGTCCGGCCAGAGCTCGTGACCGTAGCCGCGCAATCGTTGTCCGGCCGTTCGCAGCAGCTGGAGGATTTCCGCAGGCGGAGTGGTGGAGTCGAATTGGGACATCAGCTCTCCGCTCTCCGCGAGCTGGTTGCGCAGCAGTGTGGTGTCCAGGCCGGTCAGTGAGTTCGCAAGGCTGGCAGCTCTTTCGCAGAGCCGTTGGCCGAGAAAGGCCAATCGGGGGCCGCTCGCATCTGCGGGCAGGCGATCGATGGCACGCAGAAGTGAGGCCAGTTCGACAGCTGCGCCGCTCGTCCGTGGCGTAACGGGGAAGTGGAGCACTTGGGCTATGGAGGGCTCTCCTCGTTCCGATGGCGATGCGTCGCTGTCCTGGCCGGCATACACGGGCAACTCCTCCTTGGCGTCCCCGACGGGGGTAGCGGCAGGCTCGGTGAGGCTGCGCGGATCATCGCCTTCAGCGGGCGCGGGGGCAACAGCGGTCGGCTGCGTCTGGTGCTGCCCGGCCGCCGAGTCGCGGATGCTTGGCTGCGGCTCTGACTCTGTAGGCGTAGCACCGCGATCGGGAGAATCAAGAAGACCGGTCAATGCGGCGACGAAGGAACTGCGGGCTGTCGTCTTCGCTGCCTGGTCGTCGCTCCGATCGTGAGCTGCTTGCAGGGCTTCGGCGGCTTGGAGCACCTTTGTGCACTGGTGATGGAAGGTGACGGCGGCGTCGGTGCGGTCACTGTGCTGTGCCAGGGTTGCCAGCCTGGCGCACCGATTGACGACGATGCGCAGGTTGTCGGCGAGCATGTTGTCGAAACGCGGGTCGGCGCAGCGTGTGCGCAGGTGCTGCAATCGCCGCCGGTGGCGGGCCAGTTCGGCGCGCAGTGCCGAAGGCAGCTCGTTGACGGCTTCGTCGGGAGCGGCAGGTTGAGCCGTGGTCTGGCCGTCAGGCGGCGCCTGTGCAGGGGGGTGGTCGGTGAGCGGTTCTGCGATGGACTGGAACGCTGCGCAGGCGCGGGCTGCCAGGCGCAGAAACCACAGTTGTTCATCTGCCTCGGCGCGGCGGGTGAGGAACATCAGCGCGCAGGCCTGCAGGGCCAGGAGGTACTGCGGTTGCCAGTCGGGGTGGGCGTAGTCGCGTTCCAGGCGCCAGGGGTCGGTGGCGGAGCGCAGGCGTTGGAGGGTGAAGAGCAGGCCGCTCGACACATAGCTCTCGGTGAGGCTGGTGGTGCCCCCGTCCGAGTCCAATAGGAGGGTCGCCAACTCGTCGCGTGCTTGCTCGCCCAGTCCGGTGAGGTGGTCGCAGACCAGGCACAGCATCAGGTGCACCGGGTCGCGCAGGAGCAGCCCTTTTTCCGTGAAACGTGACAGGTCGATGAGGCGGAAGGAATCGGGCACGAGCTCCGGCTTCTCAGCCACCATGATGTTGCCGGGATGCAGGTCGTAGTGCGCGCGGCCCAGGGCCACCGTGGGTGGTCTCAGACGGGCCAGCGGGGGACGGTCGGCGAAGGGGGTGGGGTTGGGCAGTGGGGTGGGCCATCCGGGCAGTTGCACAGTGGAGTTGCGCACGGCGGAGCCAAGGAGCTGTGTGCTGGTGCGGGCCAGTTGGCTGTCAGGAGCGGCCCGGTGGCCCAGAGCCTCTTCGAGAAAGGCCTGAGCCGGCATCGTGTGGTTGGCACGCTCATCGGGATTCCACTCCTCGAAGATGGAGCGGATCACGGCGGCTGCCACTCGGGCTTTCCCCTCACCGGACGGGACGGCGCTCAGCGGGCTCAGGGGGTGCAGGCCACGCTCGTCGAGAGCAACTCGCAGGAACATCAGCCAGGTGCTGCCGACTCGGAGCGGCGGATAGACCTGACGGATCAGGCGGCGTCGAGGAAAATCAAAAGCGGGCCCGCCCCGGTGGTAGTCCGGGCCCGACAGCCATGCGTTTTCGAGGTCAAGGGGTTCGGTGGCGGCCCCTTCATCGTCGGCGCAGAGCTTGAGCAGCAGCTTGTGCTGCCGGTGATCATCGTCGCCTTGGTGGTAGACGAAAGCGAGGCGGGCTCCGCTGCCACCGCCGGGAAGCTCTTTGGCGAAGGTGATCGTGCGTCGGCTGTTTTGCCACTGCTCCAGCTCAGCGGCAGCCACCTCGCCGAAGCACCTCAAGAACTCGCTCATGTCCACAGTCTGTCCGAATAGAGGCCAAGGCGGCGCCAGTTGTGGTGCGATGCTGCGGAAGGTGAGCACCAGGGGGATGCGGGGATGGCATGGACAGGGGCGATGCGCCGGGTGCAGCGCGCTGCGGCGCGGGGCAGACCCATCAGCGCGCAGGCTCTTCAGCAGGCGGTAGCCGAGCACGATCCGGGCTTGGGACCGTGCCGCATCCAAGGTGCGCGCGTGGTCGGGCCGGTGGAACTATCCCACCGCCAGCTGGAGTTCGGACTGGAGCTTGTTCGATGCCGGTTTCTCGGCCCGGTTGATCTGCGTGGACTG
It encodes:
- a CDS encoding GNAT family N-acetyltransferase — encoded protein: MIVTMGIHIGTARVADFHQVLTDHPRYWGERDLRSLHLLALVQEFSSTCLVARAEDGIRGYIFGFVTPDGTGYVHLIATRDDVRGTGLGRRLYTAFAEAAERHGARQLKAITSIENTGSIAFHRSLGFNTKIVDDYNGPGQAMAVFHRDLPLNVS
- a CDS encoding VOC family protein, yielding MAIQRMDNVGIVVEDMDAAIAFFVELGMELEGRAEVEGPVADQCTGLDGVRCDIAMVRTPDGHSRLELAKYRSPTAISAGPRNRPHNILGTHRVMFAVDDIEDTIARLRAHGAELVGELAQYEDSYRLCYVRGPEGIIVGLAEQLS
- a CDS encoding GNAT family N-acetyltransferase, translating into MVRLETPRLILRRWREEDVAPMAAVNADPEVMRWIRDGSVRDEQQTRDGVQAWEKEWESQGFGLFAVEIRSTGELAGFTGLSVPNFLPEVLPAVEVGWRLGRSHWGQGLATEAAAAAVRFGFEERGLERIVSITQVGNDASERIMTKLGMHPVRETVNPTCGRRVRVFELSSGDYVTATR